The following proteins are co-located in the Vigna angularis cultivar LongXiaoDou No.4 chromosome 2, ASM1680809v1, whole genome shotgun sequence genome:
- the LOC108329153 gene encoding U4/U6 small nuclear ribonucleoprotein Prp31 homolog isoform X2, with the protein MATLADSFLADLDELSDNEAEILENNDVDAADMEEDVDGDLADLENLNYDDLDSVSKLQKTQRYIDIIQKVEEALKMGSDVSTQGLDLEDDPEYQLIVDCNALSVDIENEIVIIHNFIRDKYRLKFPELESLVHHPIDYARVVKKIGNEMDLTLVDLEGLLPSAIIMVVSVTASTTTGKPLPEEVLSKTVEACDRALDLDSAKKKVLDFVESRMGYIAPNLSAIVGSAVAAKLMGTAGGLASLAKMPACNVQLLGAKKKNLAGFSTATSQFRVGYLEQTEIFQTTPPSLRMRACRLLAAKSTLVARVDSIQGDPSGNTGRAFKDEIHKKIEKWQEPPPAKQPKPLPVPDSEPKKKRGGRRLRKMKERYAITDMRKLANRMQFGVPEESSLGDGLGEGYGMLGQAGSGKLRVSVAQSKLAAKVAKRFKEKNYGSSGATSGLTSSLAFTPVQHVRSGNCSMESPLQTNLQGEVLMGYRK; encoded by the exons ATG GCTACCCTTGCTGATTCTTTTCTTGCCGACCTCGATGAACTCTCTGATAATGAGGCCGAAATTCTA GAGAATAACGATGTTGATGCTGCTGACATGGAAGAGGATGTTGATGGTGATCTGGCTGACCTAGAAAACCTCAACTATGATGACTTGGACAGTGTTTCCAAGTTGCAGAAAACACAGAGGTACATTGATATTATACAG AAAGTGGAAGAGGCCCTTAAAATGGGGTCAGATGTCTCCACTCAGGGACTGGATCTAGAAGATGATCCTGAATATCAATTGATTGTGGATTGCAATGCTCTGTCAGTTGACATTGAGAATGAAATTGTTATAATCCACAATTTTATTCGTGACAAATATCGATTGAAATTTCCTGAGCTTGAGTCATTGGTGCATCACCCAATCGATTATGCACGTGTTGttaagaagataggaaatgaAATGGATTTGACTCTTGTTGATTTAGAAGGGCTTTTACCCTCAGCCATCATAATGGTTGTGTCTGTTACTGCTTCAACTACAACTGGCAAGCCTCTTCCGGAAGAAGTCCTTAGTAAGACTGTCGAGGCCTGTGATCGAGCACTTGATCTTGATTCAGCAAAGAAGAAAGTTCTAGATTTCGTTGAGAGTAGAATGGGCTACATTGCACCCAATCTCTCTGCTATTGTTGGAAGTGCTGTTGCAGCTAAACTCATGGGCACAGCTGGTGGTCTGGCATCTCTAGCAAAGATGCCTGCTTGTAATGTTCAGCTTCTTGGTGCCAAGAAAAAGAATCTTGCTGGGTTCTCCACAGCAACATCACAATTTCGTGTAGGATACCTTGAGCAAACAGAGATATTTCAGACTACTCCTCCATCTCTAAGGATGCGAGCATGTCGACTCTTGGCGGCAAAGTCTACACTTGTAGCACGCGTAGATTCCATACAGGGTGATCCATCTGGAAATACTGGAAGGGCTTTCAAGGATGAGATTCACAAAAAAATTGAGAAGTGGCAGGAGCCCCCTCCTGCAAAGCAACCAAAACCACTACCAGTTCCTGATTCTGAGCCTAAAAAGAAGAGAGGTGGTCGGCGGCTTAGGAAGATGAAGGAAAG GTATGCAATAACAGACATGAGGAAGTTAGCCAATAGGATGCAATTTGGAGTCCCAGAAGAGAGTTCATTAG GAGATGGTCTGGGTGAGGGCTATGGAATGCTTGGTCAGGCTGGCAGTGGCAAATTGCGTGTGTCTGTTGCTCAAAGCAAACTTGCTGCAAAAGTTGCAAAAAG ATTCAAGGAAAAGAATTATGGTAGCAGTGGTGCTACATCTGGTTTGACATCAAGTCTTGCATTCACACCAGTGCAG CATGTAAGATCAGGAAACTGTTCTATGGAAAGTCCTTTGCAAACAAATCTACAAGGTGAAGTCCTTATGGGATATAGAAAGTAG
- the LOC108329153 gene encoding U4/U6 small nuclear ribonucleoprotein Prp31 homolog isoform X1, with product MATLADSFLADLDELSDNEAEILENNDVDAADMEEDVDGDLADLENLNYDDLDSVSKLQKTQRYIDIIQKVEEALKMGSDVSTQGLDLEDDPEYQLIVDCNALSVDIENEIVIIHNFIRDKYRLKFPELESLVHHPIDYARVVKKIGNEMDLTLVDLEGLLPSAIIMVVSVTASTTTGKPLPEEVLSKTVEACDRALDLDSAKKKVLDFVESRMGYIAPNLSAIVGSAVAAKLMGTAGGLASLAKMPACNVQLLGAKKKNLAGFSTATSQFRVGYLEQTEIFQTTPPSLRMRACRLLAAKSTLVARVDSIQGDPSGNTGRAFKDEIHKKIEKWQEPPPAKQPKPLPVPDSEPKKKRGGRRLRKMKERYAITDMRKLANRMQFGVPEESSLGDGLGEGYGMLGQAGSGKLRVSVAQSKLAAKVAKRFKEKNYGSSGATSGLTSSLAFTPVQGIELTNPQAHAHQLGSGTQSTYFSETGTFSKIKRT from the exons ATG GCTACCCTTGCTGATTCTTTTCTTGCCGACCTCGATGAACTCTCTGATAATGAGGCCGAAATTCTA GAGAATAACGATGTTGATGCTGCTGACATGGAAGAGGATGTTGATGGTGATCTGGCTGACCTAGAAAACCTCAACTATGATGACTTGGACAGTGTTTCCAAGTTGCAGAAAACACAGAGGTACATTGATATTATACAG AAAGTGGAAGAGGCCCTTAAAATGGGGTCAGATGTCTCCACTCAGGGACTGGATCTAGAAGATGATCCTGAATATCAATTGATTGTGGATTGCAATGCTCTGTCAGTTGACATTGAGAATGAAATTGTTATAATCCACAATTTTATTCGTGACAAATATCGATTGAAATTTCCTGAGCTTGAGTCATTGGTGCATCACCCAATCGATTATGCACGTGTTGttaagaagataggaaatgaAATGGATTTGACTCTTGTTGATTTAGAAGGGCTTTTACCCTCAGCCATCATAATGGTTGTGTCTGTTACTGCTTCAACTACAACTGGCAAGCCTCTTCCGGAAGAAGTCCTTAGTAAGACTGTCGAGGCCTGTGATCGAGCACTTGATCTTGATTCAGCAAAGAAGAAAGTTCTAGATTTCGTTGAGAGTAGAATGGGCTACATTGCACCCAATCTCTCTGCTATTGTTGGAAGTGCTGTTGCAGCTAAACTCATGGGCACAGCTGGTGGTCTGGCATCTCTAGCAAAGATGCCTGCTTGTAATGTTCAGCTTCTTGGTGCCAAGAAAAAGAATCTTGCTGGGTTCTCCACAGCAACATCACAATTTCGTGTAGGATACCTTGAGCAAACAGAGATATTTCAGACTACTCCTCCATCTCTAAGGATGCGAGCATGTCGACTCTTGGCGGCAAAGTCTACACTTGTAGCACGCGTAGATTCCATACAGGGTGATCCATCTGGAAATACTGGAAGGGCTTTCAAGGATGAGATTCACAAAAAAATTGAGAAGTGGCAGGAGCCCCCTCCTGCAAAGCAACCAAAACCACTACCAGTTCCTGATTCTGAGCCTAAAAAGAAGAGAGGTGGTCGGCGGCTTAGGAAGATGAAGGAAAG GTATGCAATAACAGACATGAGGAAGTTAGCCAATAGGATGCAATTTGGAGTCCCAGAAGAGAGTTCATTAG GAGATGGTCTGGGTGAGGGCTATGGAATGCTTGGTCAGGCTGGCAGTGGCAAATTGCGTGTGTCTGTTGCTCAAAGCAAACTTGCTGCAAAAGTTGCAAAAAG ATTCAAGGAAAAGAATTATGGTAGCAGTGGTGCTACATCTGGTTTGACATCAAGTCTTGCATTCACACCAGTGCAG gGGATTGAGCTGACAAATCCACAGGCTCATGCACATCAACTTGGTAGCGGAACTCAAAGCACCTACTTCTCTGAAACAGGAACATTTTCGAAGATTAAGAGGACATGA
- the LOC108329153 gene encoding U4/U6 small nuclear ribonucleoprotein Prp31 homolog isoform X4, producing MKKVEEALKMGSDVSTQGLDLEDDPEYQLIVDCNALSVDIENEIVIIHNFIRDKYRLKFPELESLVHHPIDYARVVKKIGNEMDLTLVDLEGLLPSAIIMVVSVTASTTTGKPLPEEVLSKTVEACDRALDLDSAKKKVLDFVESRMGYIAPNLSAIVGSAVAAKLMGTAGGLASLAKMPACNVQLLGAKKKNLAGFSTATSQFRVGYLEQTEIFQTTPPSLRMRACRLLAAKSTLVARVDSIQGDPSGNTGRAFKDEIHKKIEKWQEPPPAKQPKPLPVPDSEPKKKRGGRRLRKMKERYAITDMRKLANRMQFGVPEESSLGDGLGEGYGMLGQAGSGKLRVSVAQSKLAAKVAKRFKEKNYGSSGATSGLTSSLAFTPVQGIELTNPQAHAHQLGSGTQSTYFSETGTFSKIKRT from the exons ATGAAA AAAGTGGAAGAGGCCCTTAAAATGGGGTCAGATGTCTCCACTCAGGGACTGGATCTAGAAGATGATCCTGAATATCAATTGATTGTGGATTGCAATGCTCTGTCAGTTGACATTGAGAATGAAATTGTTATAATCCACAATTTTATTCGTGACAAATATCGATTGAAATTTCCTGAGCTTGAGTCATTGGTGCATCACCCAATCGATTATGCACGTGTTGttaagaagataggaaatgaAATGGATTTGACTCTTGTTGATTTAGAAGGGCTTTTACCCTCAGCCATCATAATGGTTGTGTCTGTTACTGCTTCAACTACAACTGGCAAGCCTCTTCCGGAAGAAGTCCTTAGTAAGACTGTCGAGGCCTGTGATCGAGCACTTGATCTTGATTCAGCAAAGAAGAAAGTTCTAGATTTCGTTGAGAGTAGAATGGGCTACATTGCACCCAATCTCTCTGCTATTGTTGGAAGTGCTGTTGCAGCTAAACTCATGGGCACAGCTGGTGGTCTGGCATCTCTAGCAAAGATGCCTGCTTGTAATGTTCAGCTTCTTGGTGCCAAGAAAAAGAATCTTGCTGGGTTCTCCACAGCAACATCACAATTTCGTGTAGGATACCTTGAGCAAACAGAGATATTTCAGACTACTCCTCCATCTCTAAGGATGCGAGCATGTCGACTCTTGGCGGCAAAGTCTACACTTGTAGCACGCGTAGATTCCATACAGGGTGATCCATCTGGAAATACTGGAAGGGCTTTCAAGGATGAGATTCACAAAAAAATTGAGAAGTGGCAGGAGCCCCCTCCTGCAAAGCAACCAAAACCACTACCAGTTCCTGATTCTGAGCCTAAAAAGAAGAGAGGTGGTCGGCGGCTTAGGAAGATGAAGGAAAG GTATGCAATAACAGACATGAGGAAGTTAGCCAATAGGATGCAATTTGGAGTCCCAGAAGAGAGTTCATTAG GAGATGGTCTGGGTGAGGGCTATGGAATGCTTGGTCAGGCTGGCAGTGGCAAATTGCGTGTGTCTGTTGCTCAAAGCAAACTTGCTGCAAAAGTTGCAAAAAG ATTCAAGGAAAAGAATTATGGTAGCAGTGGTGCTACATCTGGTTTGACATCAAGTCTTGCATTCACACCAGTGCAG gGGATTGAGCTGACAAATCCACAGGCTCATGCACATCAACTTGGTAGCGGAACTCAAAGCACCTACTTCTCTGAAACAGGAACATTTTCGAAGATTAAGAGGACATGA
- the LOC108329153 gene encoding U4/U6 small nuclear ribonucleoprotein Prp31 homolog isoform X3 yields MATLADSFLADLDELSDNEAEILENNDVDAADMEEDVDGDLADLENLNYDDLDSVSKLQKTQRYIDIIQKVEEALKMGSDVSTQGLDLEDDPEYQLIVDCNALSVDIENEIVIIHNFIRDKYRLKFPELESLVHHPIDYARVVKKIGNEMDLTLVDLEGLLPSAIIMVVSVTASTTTGKPLPEEVLSKTVEACDRALDLDSAKKKVLDFVESRMGYIAPNLSAIVGSAVAAKLMGTAGGLASLAKMPACNVQLLGAKKKNLAGFSTATSQFRVGYLEQTEIFQTTPPSLRMRACRLLAAKSTLVARVDSIQGDPSGNTGRAFKDEIHKKIEKWQEPPPAKQPKPLPVPDSEPKKKRGGRRLRKMKERYAITDMRKLANRMQFGVPEESSLGDGLGEGYGMLGQAGSGKLRVSVAQSKLAAKVAKRFKEKNYGSSGATSGLTSSLAFTPVQHVRSGNCSMESPLQTNLQGD; encoded by the exons ATG GCTACCCTTGCTGATTCTTTTCTTGCCGACCTCGATGAACTCTCTGATAATGAGGCCGAAATTCTA GAGAATAACGATGTTGATGCTGCTGACATGGAAGAGGATGTTGATGGTGATCTGGCTGACCTAGAAAACCTCAACTATGATGACTTGGACAGTGTTTCCAAGTTGCAGAAAACACAGAGGTACATTGATATTATACAG AAAGTGGAAGAGGCCCTTAAAATGGGGTCAGATGTCTCCACTCAGGGACTGGATCTAGAAGATGATCCTGAATATCAATTGATTGTGGATTGCAATGCTCTGTCAGTTGACATTGAGAATGAAATTGTTATAATCCACAATTTTATTCGTGACAAATATCGATTGAAATTTCCTGAGCTTGAGTCATTGGTGCATCACCCAATCGATTATGCACGTGTTGttaagaagataggaaatgaAATGGATTTGACTCTTGTTGATTTAGAAGGGCTTTTACCCTCAGCCATCATAATGGTTGTGTCTGTTACTGCTTCAACTACAACTGGCAAGCCTCTTCCGGAAGAAGTCCTTAGTAAGACTGTCGAGGCCTGTGATCGAGCACTTGATCTTGATTCAGCAAAGAAGAAAGTTCTAGATTTCGTTGAGAGTAGAATGGGCTACATTGCACCCAATCTCTCTGCTATTGTTGGAAGTGCTGTTGCAGCTAAACTCATGGGCACAGCTGGTGGTCTGGCATCTCTAGCAAAGATGCCTGCTTGTAATGTTCAGCTTCTTGGTGCCAAGAAAAAGAATCTTGCTGGGTTCTCCACAGCAACATCACAATTTCGTGTAGGATACCTTGAGCAAACAGAGATATTTCAGACTACTCCTCCATCTCTAAGGATGCGAGCATGTCGACTCTTGGCGGCAAAGTCTACACTTGTAGCACGCGTAGATTCCATACAGGGTGATCCATCTGGAAATACTGGAAGGGCTTTCAAGGATGAGATTCACAAAAAAATTGAGAAGTGGCAGGAGCCCCCTCCTGCAAAGCAACCAAAACCACTACCAGTTCCTGATTCTGAGCCTAAAAAGAAGAGAGGTGGTCGGCGGCTTAGGAAGATGAAGGAAAG GTATGCAATAACAGACATGAGGAAGTTAGCCAATAGGATGCAATTTGGAGTCCCAGAAGAGAGTTCATTAG GAGATGGTCTGGGTGAGGGCTATGGAATGCTTGGTCAGGCTGGCAGTGGCAAATTGCGTGTGTCTGTTGCTCAAAGCAAACTTGCTGCAAAAGTTGCAAAAAG ATTCAAGGAAAAGAATTATGGTAGCAGTGGTGCTACATCTGGTTTGACATCAAGTCTTGCATTCACACCAGTGCAG CATGTAAGATCAGGAAACTGTTCTATGGAAAGTCCTTTGCAAACAAATCTACAAG gGGATTGA
- the LOC108329153 gene encoding U4/U6 small nuclear ribonucleoprotein Prp31 homolog isoform X5, giving the protein MGSDVSTQGLDLEDDPEYQLIVDCNALSVDIENEIVIIHNFIRDKYRLKFPELESLVHHPIDYARVVKKIGNEMDLTLVDLEGLLPSAIIMVVSVTASTTTGKPLPEEVLSKTVEACDRALDLDSAKKKVLDFVESRMGYIAPNLSAIVGSAVAAKLMGTAGGLASLAKMPACNVQLLGAKKKNLAGFSTATSQFRVGYLEQTEIFQTTPPSLRMRACRLLAAKSTLVARVDSIQGDPSGNTGRAFKDEIHKKIEKWQEPPPAKQPKPLPVPDSEPKKKRGGRRLRKMKERYAITDMRKLANRMQFGVPEESSLGDGLGEGYGMLGQAGSGKLRVSVAQSKLAAKVAKRFKEKNYGSSGATSGLTSSLAFTPVQGIELTNPQAHAHQLGSGTQSTYFSETGTFSKIKRT; this is encoded by the exons ATGGGGTCAGATGTCTCCACTCAGGGACTGGATCTAGAAGATGATCCTGAATATCAATTGATTGTGGATTGCAATGCTCTGTCAGTTGACATTGAGAATGAAATTGTTATAATCCACAATTTTATTCGTGACAAATATCGATTGAAATTTCCTGAGCTTGAGTCATTGGTGCATCACCCAATCGATTATGCACGTGTTGttaagaagataggaaatgaAATGGATTTGACTCTTGTTGATTTAGAAGGGCTTTTACCCTCAGCCATCATAATGGTTGTGTCTGTTACTGCTTCAACTACAACTGGCAAGCCTCTTCCGGAAGAAGTCCTTAGTAAGACTGTCGAGGCCTGTGATCGAGCACTTGATCTTGATTCAGCAAAGAAGAAAGTTCTAGATTTCGTTGAGAGTAGAATGGGCTACATTGCACCCAATCTCTCTGCTATTGTTGGAAGTGCTGTTGCAGCTAAACTCATGGGCACAGCTGGTGGTCTGGCATCTCTAGCAAAGATGCCTGCTTGTAATGTTCAGCTTCTTGGTGCCAAGAAAAAGAATCTTGCTGGGTTCTCCACAGCAACATCACAATTTCGTGTAGGATACCTTGAGCAAACAGAGATATTTCAGACTACTCCTCCATCTCTAAGGATGCGAGCATGTCGACTCTTGGCGGCAAAGTCTACACTTGTAGCACGCGTAGATTCCATACAGGGTGATCCATCTGGAAATACTGGAAGGGCTTTCAAGGATGAGATTCACAAAAAAATTGAGAAGTGGCAGGAGCCCCCTCCTGCAAAGCAACCAAAACCACTACCAGTTCCTGATTCTGAGCCTAAAAAGAAGAGAGGTGGTCGGCGGCTTAGGAAGATGAAGGAAAG GTATGCAATAACAGACATGAGGAAGTTAGCCAATAGGATGCAATTTGGAGTCCCAGAAGAGAGTTCATTAG GAGATGGTCTGGGTGAGGGCTATGGAATGCTTGGTCAGGCTGGCAGTGGCAAATTGCGTGTGTCTGTTGCTCAAAGCAAACTTGCTGCAAAAGTTGCAAAAAG ATTCAAGGAAAAGAATTATGGTAGCAGTGGTGCTACATCTGGTTTGACATCAAGTCTTGCATTCACACCAGTGCAG gGGATTGAGCTGACAAATCCACAGGCTCATGCACATCAACTTGGTAGCGGAACTCAAAGCACCTACTTCTCTGAAACAGGAACATTTTCGAAGATTAAGAGGACATGA